A stretch of DNA from Maridesulfovibrio sp.:
CTGTCGCCTGCGTGAAAGGCAGGTGTCCTGGGCCAGGCTAGACGATGGGGACGCATCTCATATGTGTTGTTGTGGCTGGGACACAAGGACTCGAACCTTGATTAACGGAGCCAGAACCCGTCGTCCTGCCAATTGAACGATGTCCCAACAACGAAGAGAGTGTTTATTTGGATTGCCTCAATCTGTCAACAGTTATTTTCAACTTTTTTGCAGTATGAGGAAAATAAAATGATTACAGAGCTTTCGCGAGAGAGCGGGTCTGTTTTTTCATCTTGTTGATCTTGCGGCGCAGCTGACTGCGGTCCTTGCGGGATTCAGCAGCGGCCTTTTCAATGCGTTTGGCCCGGATTTCTCTCTTGATGGAGAGGATCTGGTCTTTGTAGGGAGATACTGCGCCTTCTTCATCCTGGATTCCGAGGTATTCCTTGATGTTGGAAACGATGGTTTCCTTGTCCATGCTGGAAGCGCCTACGATGAGGGGCATTTTATCCATGCACAGCTGACGCAGTTCCTTGACGGTCATTTTGTCAAGGGGTTTCTTAAGGGCCAGGCTTTCGAGAGTGGGGGTTTCTTCGCTCATATTGTCCTCCTTGGCGGGCTTTTTGCCCTGAAATATTATGATTTTTCAAAAAGGCGGACGTATTTCAGATAACATCTTCCGACCGCCGATTCGGGATCAAATTTGTCTTTCAGCCCGCCTATATCTCCGGGCCTTCTGATCTTGGCATCATTGAACTCTGTACGCTTCAATTCGTACCCGTCCAATGGAACCCTGCCGTTTAGCAGTTCAAACAGCACCTTGTCAAAGACTTCTTCACCAAAAAATGAATTTATTCTTTCCAGGATCTCCGGAGCGAAATATGAGAGTTCCTGAGCGGCCACAGGGTCGTCCGAAGCCAGGATCAATGTCCTCTTACGGTGTCCCAGCGGCTTGGCAAATTCAGCAAGTTCGCCCATAAGTTCCGGCCATGCCTTCCACAGTCTGGGAATCATCAGCCGGTCTTTTGCGTCCATTACGTCGACAAAGCTGTCAAGCGCTTCGCCTACCGAGCGTACATTTCGCTGCCGGGGGTGGAAGACCCTTTTTACCGGGCCGGTATATTTTTTCTTCACTGCCATGGTAATGCTTTTCAGACGGTTTTACTTTATACCATGTTTATACGTTTAAGTCCTGTATGGCAATTACTCCCTGCCGCAGCCCAACATATTAGATGACAGTTAATGCTTGACGCTTTCGGTTATGGCGCGTAGGGCTCTGTTTAATATCGTTATATAAAGATGTCGTTATGTTTTTTCAGGGGTGAGGTTTTACAGATGGAGATGCTTAAATTCAGCAAGGCGTTGTCGGATGAGATCAGGATCAGGCTCCTGGCAATGCTTAGAGAGACAGAGTTGAACGTTGGCGAAGTAGTCCAGGTTCTCGGCATGTCTCAGCCGCGGGTGTCCAGGCATCTCAAGATACTTCATGAAAGCGGTCTGCTTGAATCCCGGCGGGAAGGTCTCTGGAATTTTTATCGTCTGGCCCGGTCCGGTGCCGGAAGCCGTTTTGCAGAATCCATCGGGTGGCTTCTGGAGGATGAACCGGAAATCGCCGAAGACAGCAGACGGGTTGCCAGGGTTCTTGCCGAGCGGAATATGGAGACACGTAAATTTTTTGATGAAATAGCAGAAGACTGGGAAAGGTTGCAGCGCGATGTGTTCGGAGGCTTCAATCTGAACGAGGAACTGGTTTCCATTGCCGGATCGTGTTCCGTTGCGGTGGACCTTGGCTGCGGCAACGGAGCTCTGCTGGAAGCAATGCTTGCAGGGTGCCGGTCCGTCATCGGTGTGGACAGTTCGCCAAAAATGCTTGAACTGGCCGAGTCGCGCATAGGCGCAAACCCCAGAGTGAGTCTGCGCATCGGAGAACTGACTCACCTGCCGCTGCGTGACTGGGAGGCCGATTTCGCAGTCATTTCCATGGTCCTGCACCATCTTCCGCGTCCGGACAAGGCTGTGTCCGAGGCTGCGCGGACCCTGTCCAGCGGGGGAAAGCTGGTTATCGCAGATTTTCTGGTCCATTCTAATGAGCGGATGCGTTCCGAGTACGGTGACCGCCGGCTCGGTTTTACAGAGGAAGAACTAGCCGGCTGGATTAATGAAGCCGGAATGGGGGCGATGGATATCCGCCGCTTTCCAGTTAATGAAGGACTGACTGTCCTTGTATGCATTTCAGAAAAACAATGACGGGTTTATCCCGCAACACGGAGGATTAAATGCTTAAAGTAGATCCTGGTCTCGAGTACAAAGTGGCCGATATAACCCTGGCTGACTGGGGTAACAAGGAAATGCAGCTTTCCGAGCGCGAAATGCCCGGCCTGATGGCTATTCGTGAAAAGTACGGAAAGGAACAGCCGCTCAAGGGCCTCAAGGTCACCGGCTCCCTGCACATGACCATCCAGACTGCCATGCTCATTGAAACTCTGCATGCTCTGGGTGCCGACATCCGCTGGGCATCCTGCAATATTTTTTCCACTCAGGATCATGCCGCAGCAGCTATTGCCGCCAACGGCACCGCAAAGGTTTTCGCATGGAAGGGTGAAACCCTCGAAGAGTACTGGTGGTGCACGGAGCAGGCTCTGACCTGGCCCGACGGAACCGGTCCTGATCTGATCGTCGATGACGGCGGTGATGCGACTCTGCTTATCCATCAGGGTGTGAAGGCTGAAGCTGATC
This window harbors:
- a CDS encoding DUF721 domain-containing protein — its product is MAVKKKYTGPVKRVFHPRQRNVRSVGEALDSFVDVMDAKDRLMIPRLWKAWPELMGELAEFAKPLGHRKRTLILASDDPVAAQELSYFAPEILERINSFFGEEVFDKVLFELLNGRVPLDGYELKRTEFNDAKIRRPGDIGGLKDKFDPESAVGRCYLKYVRLFEKS
- a CDS encoding metalloregulator ArsR/SmtB family transcription factor, yielding MEMLKFSKALSDEIRIRLLAMLRETELNVGEVVQVLGMSQPRVSRHLKILHESGLLESRREGLWNFYRLARSGAGSRFAESIGWLLEDEPEIAEDSRRVARVLAERNMETRKFFDEIAEDWERLQRDVFGGFNLNEELVSIAGSCSVAVDLGCGNGALLEAMLAGCRSVIGVDSSPKMLELAESRIGANPRVSLRIGELTHLPLRDWEADFAVISMVLHHLPRPDKAVSEAARTLSSGGKLVIADFLVHSNERMRSEYGDRRLGFTEEELAGWINEAGMGAMDIRRFPVNEGLTVLVCISEKQ